One window of Chryseobacterium indologenes genomic DNA carries:
- a CDS encoding PhzF family phenazine biosynthesis protein, whose protein sequence is MKLELYQIDAFTEKIFHGNPACVVPLKNWLPDELLLKIARENAVAETAFFIDNGNTIHLRWFTPEIEMDLCGHATLATAHCLISILNYQSNTIIFETKSGELTVEVKDGVYYMDFPSRMPEAATLPEILSRSLNIQPKEVFKSRDYILLYDSENDIKNINIERSVFDLINLDPGGLVVTAAGTDSDFVSRYFTPQSSILEDPVTGSAHCSLIPFWSSKLGKDKLFARQLSERGGQLYCENKNERVIVAGKAKTYSTGHLWIE, encoded by the coding sequence ATGAAGTTAGAATTATATCAAATAGATGCATTCACTGAGAAAATTTTCCATGGAAATCCAGCTTGTGTCGTTCCTTTAAAAAACTGGTTACCCGATGAGCTGCTTTTGAAAATTGCCCGAGAAAATGCCGTAGCAGAAACAGCTTTCTTTATCGATAACGGCAATACGATTCACCTGAGATGGTTTACACCCGAAATAGAAATGGATTTATGCGGACATGCTACCCTTGCTACAGCGCACTGCCTGATCTCAATCTTAAACTACCAGAGTAATACAATCATCTTTGAAACTAAAAGCGGTGAATTAACAGTTGAAGTTAAAGATGGTGTTTACTATATGGATTTTCCTTCAAGAATGCCTGAAGCAGCGACTCTTCCGGAAATCCTGTCCAGATCGCTCAATATCCAGCCCAAAGAAGTTTTCAAATCAAGAGATTATATCCTGCTGTATGATTCTGAAAACGACATCAAAAATATCAATATTGAAAGATCTGTTTTTGACCTCATCAATCTGGATCCCGGCGGTCTCGTTGTAACAGCTGCCGGTACAGACAGTGATTTTGTTTCAAGGTATTTTACTCCGCAGTCTTCTATTCTTGAAGATCCTGTAACCGGTTCTGCACACTGTTCGCTCATTCCGTTCTGGTCTTCAAAATTAGGAAAAGATAAACTGTTTGCCCGTCAGCTGTCTGAAAGAGGCGGACAGCTCTATTGCGAAAATAAAAATGAAAGGGTTATTGTGGCAGGTAAAGCCAAAACTTATTCCACGGGACATCTGTGGATAGAATAA
- a CDS encoding AraC family transcriptional regulator, which translates to MKNNIILLFTCIIFGFYHAQINNQSITKQSIEKKLASAKNTSLDPRQKIQLYLQAFKDAKDINDREFILQSGKNLMMLYHNTGENEKSIEYSYEVEKAAKETDDNESIAMAYIERGTALSVLGLFDENYKELHKAEYYVNKLTDENKKHFNRAHIYQGLTAGYYIPKKAHQDTILLYFKKSLQEAEKISDVENSRQTDEKYDMISYLYMNIGMHYAMISKPKRLDIAEEYLQKSLNIMNQRKFTQMKVDKIPILNYLGHFYSEQGKDKEAIEYAREVLQLEKRTHSPASRVAAYATMTNSFESLKNKDSTIKYMALYSNLSDSLAHSNKMSADKTIKKISQQKDKIHQDNILQFAAIFLIIALILAAGGWWYWKRNQNKLHKRYETIIENLKKEVQITEKQDTEIKTENKGTENNLSISEETTALLLHKLSKFEKSEKFLKKDLTLTSLSNSLATNPRYLSEIIKQYKNKSFNNYINGLRIQFITNKLYDTPIFREYKISYLAEACGFSSREVFAVIFKKETGVSPSYFISQLKKEKTAE; encoded by the coding sequence AGATTCAGCTTTATTTACAGGCATTCAAAGATGCGAAAGATATTAATGACAGAGAATTTATCCTCCAAAGCGGAAAGAATTTAATGATGCTCTATCATAATACCGGTGAAAATGAAAAATCTATTGAATACTCATATGAAGTAGAAAAGGCAGCCAAAGAAACTGACGATAACGAATCTATTGCTATGGCATATATTGAGAGAGGAACTGCCCTTTCTGTACTGGGTCTTTTTGATGAAAATTACAAAGAACTCCATAAGGCAGAATATTATGTCAATAAACTTACTGATGAGAACAAAAAACATTTTAACAGGGCACATATTTACCAAGGTTTAACAGCCGGTTATTATATTCCTAAAAAAGCGCATCAGGACACTATTTTATTGTATTTCAAAAAAAGCCTGCAGGAAGCAGAAAAAATAAGTGATGTTGAGAATTCACGACAGACAGATGAAAAGTATGATATGATCTCCTATCTTTATATGAATATAGGAATGCACTATGCGATGATCTCAAAGCCCAAACGACTGGATATTGCTGAAGAATACCTGCAGAAATCATTAAACATTATGAATCAAAGGAAATTTACCCAGATGAAAGTTGATAAAATTCCTATATTAAATTATTTGGGACACTTCTATTCGGAACAGGGTAAAGATAAAGAAGCCATTGAGTATGCACGGGAAGTCTTACAATTAGAAAAGAGAACCCATTCTCCTGCCAGCAGAGTGGCTGCGTATGCTACTATGACAAATTCTTTTGAAAGTCTTAAAAATAAAGATTCTACCATCAAATATATGGCTCTTTATTCAAACCTCAGCGATAGTTTAGCCCATTCAAATAAGATGTCTGCTGATAAAACTATAAAAAAGATAAGCCAGCAAAAAGATAAAATTCATCAGGATAATATCTTACAGTTTGCTGCTATTTTTTTGATCATTGCCTTGATTCTTGCTGCAGGAGGATGGTGGTACTGGAAACGAAATCAGAACAAACTTCACAAACGATATGAAACAATTATTGAAAACCTCAAAAAAGAAGTTCAAATTACTGAAAAACAAGACACTGAAATCAAAACAGAGAATAAAGGAACAGAAAATAATCTAAGCATCTCAGAAGAAACTACAGCCCTATTACTACATAAACTTTCAAAATTTGAAAAATCTGAAAAGTTTCTGAAAAAAGATCTGACCCTAACTTCTTTATCCAATTCACTTGCTACCAACCCAAGATATCTTTCAGAGATTATCAAACAATATAAAAATAAAAGCTTCAATAATTATATTAACGGGCTTCGGATTCAATTCATTACGAACAAGTTATATGACACTCCTATCTTCAGAGAATATAAAATAAGCTACCTGGCAGAGGCCTGCGGTTTCTCTTCAAGAGAAGTTTTTGCAGTTATCTTTAAAAAAGAAACAGGAGTAAGTCCTTCGTATTTTATCAGCCAGCTGAAAAAAGAAAAAACTGCAGAATGA